The genomic segment CCGACAGCATTACTATGAGAAATATATTTTTCATTTTTTCACTTTTTTTAATATTTTTCGGTTTGTCGGATAATAATTAATAATACAAATTATAAAGCTGGAAAAGAATCAGTTATTTTATGGCAGATAATTGTGTACGGGATGTTTGGTAGTGTGTAGATACAAGTTCCCCACATTGGTCATGTAGTTGCCGTCATAGTAAAAATTATAATGTTCCCAACCGTCACCATCAATGATGCACAGGTTGTAGTATCCCGCGCCTTCGGTGCACTTATTTACCAGAAAATATCCCGGCGAGGAACTGTCCGGATAGCTGACTGTGGTTGAGTAGTGGTCCAAGTATGTCCAATCGGCAGAGTACAATTTTACCGTGGCCCCGTTATGCCCGGTTGATCCCAAAAATAAGCGGCCATAACAGATTGCAGGCAAAGCATAAGAAGTAGTAGTTAATCCGATGACCACCAAAGCGATCAATGCTGCGAGGATTAAAATCCGTTTCATTTTTCTCCTTGTTTTGATTGTTTATGATTCTTTTCCAGCTTTATTTCTCTCAATTTCAGTTTCTTGACCGTTTATATTACAATACAATCTCGTATTCAAATATGCCCGGCAATAATTCACGGATATCATTATCATTAACAACAGATATAGCGGAAATGTTGGATGGCAATTCACGTTCCGGTTAAGTGATCTATGATTCCAATATTGACTAACAAACAGACAATCAATATCCTTTTCTCCCCAATTTACTTTTACTTAATATTATCTTAAATAATTCCCCCACTTTTTCTTTCCCATCATATAACACTCCGTTGTAAAAGGCGACAGGCATTCCATAGGTCATCATCCCGGTTTTTTTTTGCAAATCCATCAGCTTTTGATAATTACTGGCATTCGTTATGTCCGTATATCTTATCCTTTGTTTCATTACTTTCTTTGTATTTGGCAAACTGTTTTCAATAATTTCTCTGCAATCATCGCAATTTGGTGCGTAAAATAGAATAATCTCATTTTTCAGCACAGTAATCATATCGCTTTTATCTGTGACCAGCATAGACCTGCTTATTACGCTATCGTTTCCAGCTACGCGTATATATATATCCACTGCAGTTGCTGTTTCCGAGTTACTTTCAATACTGCTGTCTATGGGTGATTTAATGAAATCAAATACCTTTGCTGTGCTATCATAGCTCGCCTGCCAAGTTTGAAGTCCCTTACTGCCTGGGTTAAGTATAAATACACGGCCCTTGTTTCTTTTGTCATCAATCCCTTTCTCTCCGTTACTTGTGATTATCAGCAGCGGTTTATCATCTTTATAACTTACCACTAATTCATTCTCGTCCTCAATGCTCATATCTGAAAGTACTACGAATATATCGGTTCCTTCCTTATAACTAATGAATTCATTAAATATGCTTTTTGTAACCGGTAGCACTTTGAGTTCTTTGGCATGTTCCTCTAATAAAGGTGATTTGACCCTTATATCGGAAATCGCACTCGTGATTACATACTTTACACCATTCAATTCATACCGAACAGATCTATTCGTCAGCGGATTACCGGCATAAAACAGGTTGCAATTAACCCAGGGTAGACCAGCTGTTTTAACATTCATTATTTCAGGGAGTAATTCACCTTTTAATTCAGCCCATCCCACGCCAACTGCTGCTATATTCATTTTACTTAATTGTTGTAATATAAGATTATTTTTTGTCTTGTTTCCCAATAAATCCATATTATTTCCGTTTAATAACACCGGACCGATTGTTTTATAATTATAACTAACCGTGTGTATTTTAGCCAAACCACCCATATCCCTGCCACCGCATTGGCATGATGAAACCTGCCCATTTATCGGTGCTATGGCGATAACGTTCACATTTTTAGCCCATGAGTTGCAGATAGTTAATAATAAAAGAATCGTGAATAGTTTAGTATTGATCATTTTTAGAAACTCAGTCTTTTTAAATTCAACAACCCAACAGATTATTTAATTAACTATTGGCACATGTTGTGTGAGGGATGTGCGCCGCTCTGGAGAACAATATTGTCGAATACCGCTCCGGTATATACACAAGTGGAATAGAAATTAAGCACATGAGCCCACTTATTACCATATGTTACGCACAGTGAATAATAACCTGCCTGATCCTCGGGATAATGGGCATCTATATCAAAACGCCCATCCGAAGTTGTAGTGGTATTGGGCCAATAAGTATCACCGCACCAACCCCCATCCGAATGTTCGCAATGCACGGAGGCACCAGAGACAACAACTCCATTGTCCCATACAATTCCGGCGACAATCCAATTCCCTGCAAAAGCTGACGTCACTGGGCAGGCAACTATTGCAATCGCCATGATAATTAAAATAAGTCTTTTCATTTTTGTCCTTTTTGTCTTTGATTGTTTGTTGATAGAACTGTTGGGTTGTTGAAATTACAGTTTAATATAAGACTAACGCTCTTTTCGTTTTACTCTGCTTCATAACCTGCCTATATCCAATTAGTCACTATCTGATTGTTGGATTAATCATTGACACGTATTATGAGATGGGTGTGCCCCGCCTTGGAGGGAAACATTCCCAAGATTTCCACTGGTTATCATATTGGAATAAAAGTTAAGCACATGGGCCCGCTTGCTGCCATATATTATACACAAATTATAATAACCGGCCTGATCCTCCGGATAGTGGGCAGATATATCAAAACATCCGTCCAAAGTTGTAGTGGTATTGGGCCAATAAGTATCACCACACCAACCCCCAGCCGAATGTTCGCAATGCACGGATGCACCTGACACAACCATACCGTTGTCATATACAGTTCCATAGCATATCTCGCTGCTTGCCGAGATTGTTGCAGTGACGCCAACAGTAATTATTGCTGCCATGATGGTAAAAATATGTTTGTTCATTGTCTTTTTCCCTTTTGTGTGTAATTTATAGTACTGTAGGGTTGTTGTTGGTCATTTAATATGGCTCGAAACCTTTTAGTGTTTAGTGTTTAGTGTTTAGTGTTTAGTGTTTAGTGTTTATTTTTAATTGTTCATCGTTTCAGCACTTCGTGCAGTTTCAAACTCAATTTGTGAAGACTGAACGGCTTCTGCAAAAACTCCACCCCATGGCTCTTGATCAGCGGCCGGATGCTCTCGTCGCTGTAGCCCGAGGCGAACAGGGCCTTTAGTTCCGGCTTTTGTTTTTTAAGGATCATGTAAAGCTCCCAACCCGAAAGACCCGGCATGATCATATCGCTCATTAAAAGATCTATCTTCCCCTGACGCTGGGCAAACATCTCCAAAGCTTGTTCGCCGTTGCGGGCGGGAAGCACCTGGTATCCCAGACTGGTCAAAAGCTGGATCTCCATCTCCCGAACTACATCCTCGTCCTCCACCAGCAGCACCACCCCGTGGCCGAACCGGATGTCGGTCTGCTGTTGGGCGTGCCGGCCCTTGCCCTGATCGGCCGCCGCCGGCAGGAATATCTTGAAGGTGGTGCCCCGGCCCTTTTCGCTGTAGACGTAGATGTGTCCCTGGTGCTGTTTGACGATGCCGTAGACCACCGAAAGACCAAGGCCGGTGCCTTGGTCCTTGGTTTTGGTGGTGAAGAATGGCTCGAATAAATGTTTTTGGGTCTCGGCCTCCATCCCGGCCCCGGTGTCGGTGACTGTGATCAGGGCATAGCGCCCCGGCTCCACCTCGGGATGGGTTTTGGCATAGTTATCGTCAAGGAATTCCTCTCTGGTGGCGATGGAGAACAGGCCTCCCTGCTCCATGGCATCCCGGGCGTTCACAGCCAGGTTCATCAGCACCTGCTCCATCTGGGACTGATCGGCCATCACCAACGGCAGGTTGCGTCCCAGGGTGATCTCCACCTTGATCCTTTCTCCCAGCAGGCGGGAGATCATCCTCTGGAATTCCGTAACCAGGGGATTCAGGTCCAGCACTTTGAACTCCGCCTTGTTCTTCCTGGCAAAGGTCAGCAGTTGCCGGGTCAGCACAGCGGCCTTTTCCCCGGCCAGAATGATATCCATGATCCGCTGATGCCAGGGATGTCCGGCCCCGGCCTCGGTCAGCATCATGTCGCCCGAGGTCAGGATCACCTGGAGGATGTTATTCATGTCGTGGGCCAGCCCCCCGGCCAGATGCCCCACCGCTTCCATCTTCTGGGCCTGAAGCAGTTTTGCTTCCAGTATCTTATTGTCCGTATTGTCTATCACAGACTGATAGCACGCCAGCAGCTTTCCCTCGCCGTCCCGCACCTGGCCGTGATAGGCCTGAACTGAGATTACTTTGCCGTCCTTGCGCTGGAGCCTGCATTCGCAGTCCAAAAAGCCGTTCTGCCGGGCCAGCAGCATCTGCTGGACCATCCGCTCTTTTTCCGCCGGGATCCAGTGGGGATAGGGCGGCCTGGAATCCTGCATGTCGGCCAGATGGTAACCAGTGACCGCTTCCCATGCCGGGTTGACATAGATCACCCTGGAATCATCCGGATGGCAGACCATCAGACCCTGGGGCATGTGGTCCAGGAAACTCTGTCCCAGCATTGTCATGTCCAAGTGGTGTTCGGCAGACACGGTTCATGTCCTTTTCGGTTGCGTTTGGCGGTGTGGTAACCTGATCATATTCACGATAAATCCCTTAACAGAATTTACATGATTTTTTTACTATCACGGAGTTACTGTGATCCTTGTCTAAACCGCGCCATGATAAATACAATCCAATAAATCATGTTAATCATGTCTAAATAGTACAAAAAAAAACCTGCACTTCCGGAAAGCTTGCCGCATCCGAAAGCCAGGGGTGCTTCTTGCCAGGTTTCCATCAGGACAGGCCATATATTATGCCCAATCACAGCAGGTTATTTGCGTCAGTCTTTTGTAACAAAGGATATAACAGCACCATGGCGCTGAAGGCGGCCTGCAGATCCCGGTAAGACCCAAAACTTCCTAAATACTTAAATGAAGCCAGCGGCCTGGTGGTGATGAAATACCAAATATTATCCTCTGTTCCAGCAAAGGAAGTATTCTGATCCTTATTGGTAGGCTGCAGCAAGTATTCGGTCCCCACCTCCCGGATGCAGAGATATATCTTGGTCTGTCCGTTCATGGGTAACGACTCACTTGGATTTAATTGCCGACCGGGTTGATTCTATCTGACAAATCCAAGAATCTTTCCTGTTTTCCTGGATTCATTATTGAATTCCGGTTTTCCTATGGCTATTGTTCACTGATACTGCCGGTGACAGTCCTGGCACAGTATTTCGCAGTTGGCAGCCAGATCAGGCGCTTTGCCGCTTATCACCAGCCGGGGCAGGGCTATCCAACCGTCCGGATGCTTTAGCTCAACCACTGAGTTTTTCTTTTCCCAAAAAAGCGACTTGCCGCAGACTTCTTTCCGGCCTCCGGAAACTACCATCCCCTCGCATTTGCCGCCGGCCCGTTCCCAGGCCTTTTTAAGGGTCTCTTCAGAGAAATGCATTTTATAACCTCTTGTAATGTTAGTCTGGCCGACGATCCCGGTCAAACAGGCAGAAATTTTCATTGTCAAGGTGTTTCTTCCAATGACAGTCACGGGCGTCACAACACTTGTATTTGTAACACCCTTTTAAAGCTGCTACTGGGATCTTGACCCTGTGCTTCAATTCGCAGACCGGTGAATCATTTTCCGGATCAACCTGGTTGTTTAATAACATACTCCATCAATCAACATGATTTGGCAACTGGCAGTTTCACCGGCTCGGCCATCAGCATGGCTTGATGGTAAATGATCACCCTCCGGCCCGGTTTGCTGTCCTTGACCGTAGAAACGACCATTTTAAGGTCGTCCTGGGCCAGGACTTTTCCGTAAAAGTCCTGGCCCGTGCTGAGAATGAAATGGTATGTGTCTATTTTATTGTACATGAAAATATTCTTTACTTTAGCTGGTTAATACTGTTTAACGTGGGGGCGGGGGAAGCGGCACCGGGTCATCGCCAAGTACAATTATTGGTTTATTGATAACGGCCGAATAGGCCGGAATCGCAATGGAGCTGATCAAGAGAAAAGCTGCCAGCAAGAACAATGACGCCTTTTTCATTTTTATCTCCTTGGATTTTAGTTTTTGTTTACAACATAATATATATCCAAGTTCCATGCCAGATAAAAATCATACAACACGCAACTCATCTATTATATTGTTTTGCAATATTTTACATTACATCATTGATCTTATGCTTTTACTGATGTTGTTGGTGGAAAACAAAAAAGCAGGACATAAATGTCCTGCTTTTTTAAATATTACAAATAACTAATTATATAAGTTATTGCATAACAATCTATTAACCCACTATGACATAAATGTCAGGCTAATTGACATTTATGTCACGGTTGATCCCAAATTTCTCCAATATTCGGTAAAAATGCCTTACAGAGACACCATAAATTTTTGCGGCTTTGGTATAATTGCCTTCCGTTGCCTCTAAAATCCTCAATATTTTCTCTTTTTGGGTGCTATTTATCTCTTGTTTCAAAGTTTGACCTGATTCCAGGAAGTAACCGTCGATCTCCAGATCTTTGCCGGTTATAACCTTTTCCTGTGCCAAAAGCACCGCTTTTTGAATTGTATTTTCCAGTTCCCTGATATTGCCGGGCCAGGAATTAATGATGATGGATCTCCGGGCTTCTTCAGTAAAGGTCAGCCGGCCTTTATTATGCTTTTTCTGGAACTTGTTTTTGAAATATTCGGCCAGGATCAGCACATCGTCCCCCCTTTCCCTTAAAGGCGGAATGTCTATCTTTATCCCCTTAAGCCGGTAGTAAAGGTCCTCCCGGAACCTCCCCTCGTTGATCTCGATCTCCAGGTCCTTGTTGGTGGCGCAGATCATCCGGACATCCACATGGCTGACCGCATCGCTGCCGACCCGCCTGATCTCCCCTGCCTCTATCACCCTTAAAAGCCTGGCTTGCACTCCGGGGCTGGCGCTGGCGATCTCGTCCAAAAATACCGTACCTCCGTCGGCCGCCTCAAACAGCCCGGTCTTGTCCCTGTTGGCCCCGGTGAACGCCCCTTTGATATAGCCGAACAACTCGGATTCCAGCAAAGTCTCCGGCAGGGAGCCGCAGTCCAAAGCCAAAAACTTCTTGTCCTTACGGGACGAAAGCTGATGCACTATCTGGGCCGCCATTTCCTTGCCGGTGCCCGATTCCCCGTCCAGCAGCACTGTTACATCGGTGGGAGCAGCGGCTTTGATCCGCTTGATCATGCTTTTGACCGCTGCCGAATTACCGATCATTCCCAACAAAGCCTTGGACCCAGAGCCATGATGCTCCCGGCTTTTTGATCGTAATTCTTCCAGCAACCGGTGGCTTTCAATGACCGCTCCCAGGATCTGGGCCAAAGCTTTGGTGAAATCCCTTTGGGCCTGGTTGAAAATTCCGCTTTTAAGACGGGAATCAAGATATATGGCTCCCAGCGTTCCTTCCCGCGATCTTAAGGGCAGGCATAACAATGAACGGATGGCATTTCGCTTGACGCTCAAGCGGGAGCTGAGGGTTTCATCCAATTGAGCATCGTTGGAGACCACCATGGTCTCCCCGGCGGCTGCCGCCATCACGGCATTGGAGGAAAACTCCAGCGCGTCGTGCTGGGTATCGGGATCCAGATCAGTCTTGGCTGCCAGAAACAGTTTTGAATTCTCATCCATTAAGAACAGGCCGCCCCTTTCGGCGTTAAGAAGCTTGACCGTTACATCCAGGCAGCTTTGGGCCAGCTCGGCCTGGTTCCTGCCGGGATCCAGCAAGGCAGCGATCTGATACAGCCCTTCCAGCATTTGAGTTCCGGGCATGATATTGCCCGGGGCAAACAACTGATGGACTGCTGCCAGGATGGTGTTTCTTGTCCGCTCCAGGTAAACCGGCGCTCCCATTTTTTGGAACTCGGCCTCGGCAAATAGCAGACCGGGCATCATTTTTTCCGCATCGGTAAAGCCATCCGATGATATGGCTAATTCTCCCGTCTTCAGCCAGGTTTTGGCGGATTCTGCCGGATCGCCGTTGTCCTTAAGCTCGCCTGCGGCCTCCATGGCTAGGTCCAGGCCTTTTTTCAGATCACCGTTTTTAGCCATATATATTCCTTCCAGCATTTTAAGCTGCGCCTTTTCAGTTTCGTCTTCAGTCTTGTTTCTTGCCATTACTAAAAGATCGTTCATCTTTATAAGGTCGTTGAGACCACCGGCAGCCAAAGCCCCGTAATAAAGACAATCCCAGTGAATTTTTTGCGATGAAACCACCATAGCTTTTTGGATGAAATCCAAGCCTTCGCCATATCGGTCGTCTTCTGTATAAACAATTCCAATGTCTTTTCTAATAATACTTGCCACATGATCTAACTCATTTTTTAATGCTAAATCCAGGCAACGTGTAAGTGTTTTTATTGCGTATTCAATTTTACCCAAAAGGTGATCTTTTAATGCAGCGTTAGCAAGACTTATTAACATGCCCTGCACATCGGCAATTTCATTGTAAACATTATATGCTGCCAAATATTTTTCTTTTGAAAGGTTTGTTTGATCTAACTTTCCATATACTAACGCTAAATTAACAATTATATTGGCTTGCAGAGCAAAACCATCACCCACATTAAAATTGTTTTCCGCCTTTTGCAAACATAAAAGAGCATTGCCCCAATCTTTTAATCTAATGTTTATTAAACCCAAGTTGCACCAGGCATAGCATAAAATACCATATTGCCCTTCTTGTTCTATCAGGTTGATGCACGTTTCAATATATGATTTGGCTTTAGTTAAATTACCAGCCTGCAATAAACTGTACCCTAAAATATTCAATAATTTCGCTTTCCCCGTTACGTCGGGGGTTTCAATCAAGGCGGCCTTTTCGGCCCAACAAACAACCTGTTCAAAATCATTTAATAAATGATGATGCCGGGCCAAAGAATTATATATCTCAAAGCATGTGCTGTCGGAACATTGGCTTGAGTCTGCGCTTTTCAAAGCTTCGTCCAAGGCAGCCCCGCCCTCATCCATTTTTCCCTGCAGTCCAAGCACCCAGCCCTTATAGGCCAGATACAGGCAATGCTGATCGGCAGTCCTGATTGATTGGACCCCGGATTCCAGTGCATCCAATGCCGGTATATATTCGCCCTTGTTGGCATATAGTTTGGACAATATCTGGTAATAATCCCACTCTCCGGAAAGCTTTCCCGCCATTGCTTCCCATAATTCTATGGCCGGAGCCCACCGGCTTGTCCGTTGGTAAAGGTCTACCAGTTTCCTGGCCATTTGAACCTGTTCCTTGATCACCAGCCGGCCGGAATCAATCAACAGCCGTCCAATATACAGCATCTTCTCCAGATCATTGACGCTCTTGGCCTGTTCAAATAATCTTTTGCCTTCGGATAACCATTGCTGCTGCATATTTATTTCATCCCAGAATATCCAGCGGGCCAAAGAAGGTGCTTCATTTTTCAGGCCGGACGCTGCCGGGGCTGTCATCACCGTTTTTAAACTACGATCAGTTTGTTCCAGGATGAAAGACCGCAGAATGTCCCCATCCACCCGGCCGCTGTCATCCAGCCAATAGTCCGGATCGGAGACCGCCGCTGTCTTCTGTGATACCGCATCGCCTTCCAGGCATATCTTCTTCAAAGTCTCCCGGCCTTCATTGTCAAGGCTTTTCCAGCGCCGGCCAATGTCGGCGGCTATATCCTCCGGAATGGTCCGGTCGAAAAACATTTTTTGCCAGTCTATCTGCCAATGGTTCTGTTTTTGTCCAATGACAGCGCTGGCTTGGCAATATTTCAGATACAACCTGGCAAATGTAATATTACTTCCGGCTTTACGCCAGATCCAATCGGACAGGTTGTACAGTTCCCAGGCGCTGATCCCGGTTAAATAGTTAGAAAGAACATTGCAGTATTCATGCTTTTGGAATTTTAGCAAAGCCGCATTGCCGATTTTAGGAAACCGGTGATTTGACGGGTTAATGGCAACTACTGTTTGGCCGGGCCTTTCTTTTAACCAGTCCAGGGTATCTCCGTCCGTTATACCATCTATCAGCAAAACTGTATCTGGCGGAATAACCTGATACAATTTATCCTCTTCTATCCGTCCGGCATTCAAACAGGCTGATGAAAGTCCGGCCATCTGGCTGATAAAGTTCAATTCTCTTAAAAAAGATGTCTTTCCCCTGCCTGGTCCGGCTGAAACAATAAACAGGCCGGATCTCCCCGGACGCAAATGTTCCACGGCTTTTGCCAGAGCCGCGTTTTGGCCGGAATAGCGAAAGGACCCCGGGGGTTCCAGACAACATCCACTGCCGGAATGACTCAAGGCCTGAATCAGCTGAGATGCTGAATGATATCTTTCCTGGGGCCAAAAGCTCAAAGCTTTTATCCCGATCTCGGATTGCTTGTCATCCAATGTTTCCCTGAGCCGCAGGCTCCATGACTGATTTTCCTCCAGCCGGTCCTTGGCCGACGGAAGTTGCCCGGTCATCATCTGAAATAGCAGCAAGCCCAGACTGTAGACATCGGAACTTTGGGTGGGCCCGGCGCTGCCGCTTAGAACCTCAGGAGCCGAGTATTCGGCGGTACCGGTAAAGCCGGAACTTAGTTCAGCGCTTGTTTTCCGGGCCAGCC from the candidate division TA06 bacterium genome contains:
- a CDS encoding response regulator — translated: MSAEHHLDMTMLGQSFLDHMPQGLMVCHPDDSRVIYVNPAWEAVTGYHLADMQDSRPPYPHWIPAEKERMVQQMLLARQNGFLDCECRLQRKDGKVISVQAYHGQVRDGEGKLLACYQSVIDNTDNKILEAKLLQAQKMEAVGHLAGGLAHDMNNILQVILTSGDMMLTEAGAGHPWHQRIMDIILAGEKAAVLTRQLLTFARKNKAEFKVLDLNPLVTEFQRMISRLLGERIKVEITLGRNLPLVMADQSQMEQVLMNLAVNARDAMEQGGLFSIATREEFLDDNYAKTHPEVEPGRYALITVTDTGAGMEAETQKHLFEPFFTTKTKDQGTGLGLSVVYGIVKQHQGHIYVYSEKGRGTTFKIFLPAAADQGKGRHAQQQTDIRFGHGVVLLVEDEDVVREMEIQLLTSLGYQVLPARNGEQALEMFAQRQGKIDLLMSDMIMPGLSGWELYMILKKQKPELKALFASGYSDESIRPLIKSHGVEFLQKPFSLHKLSLKLHEVLKR
- a CDS encoding sigma 54-interacting transcriptional regulator, which codes for MSQTVKHKTELHWRYRALEKLGQGGEGEVYLAEDRLTGRSVVVKISVKGSGHDLKLEFIRLYRMDHSGLLKAFDYYCQDEKSLAAFEHFSGATLDTYIQQNQPDKKELWDIWVRMAGIVAYLHGREYIHGDIKPGNILIGPEGRVKLIDLGLARKTSAELSSGFTGTAEYSAPEVLSGSAGPTQSSDVYSLGLLLFQMMTGQLPSAKDRLEENQSWSLRLRETLDDKQSEIGIKALSFWPQERYHSASQLIQALSHSGSGCCLEPPGSFRYSGQNAALAKAVEHLRPGRSGLFIVSAGPGRGKTSFLRELNFISQMAGLSSACLNAGRIEEDKLYQVIPPDTVLLIDGITDGDTLDWLKERPGQTVVAINPSNHRFPKIGNAALLKFQKHEYCNVLSNYLTGISAWELYNLSDWIWRKAGSNITFARLYLKYCQASAVIGQKQNHWQIDWQKMFFDRTIPEDIAADIGRRWKSLDNEGRETLKKICLEGDAVSQKTAAVSDPDYWLDDSGRVDGDILRSFILEQTDRSLKTVMTAPAASGLKNEAPSLARWIFWDEINMQQQWLSEGKRLFEQAKSVNDLEKMLYIGRLLIDSGRLVIKEQVQMARKLVDLYQRTSRWAPAIELWEAMAGKLSGEWDYYQILSKLYANKGEYIPALDALESGVQSIRTADQHCLYLAYKGWVLGLQGKMDEGGAALDEALKSADSSQCSDSTCFEIYNSLARHHHLLNDFEQVVCWAEKAALIETPDVTGKAKLLNILGYSLLQAGNLTKAKSYIETCINLIEQEGQYGILCYAWCNLGLINIRLKDWGNALLCLQKAENNFNVGDGFALQANIIVNLALVYGKLDQTNLSKEKYLAAYNVYNEIADVQGMLISLANAALKDHLLGKIEYAIKTLTRCLDLALKNELDHVASIIRKDIGIVYTEDDRYGEGLDFIQKAMVVSSQKIHWDCLYYGALAAGGLNDLIKMNDLLVMARNKTEDETEKAQLKMLEGIYMAKNGDLKKGLDLAMEAAGELKDNGDPAESAKTWLKTGELAISSDGFTDAEKMMPGLLFAEAEFQKMGAPVYLERTRNTILAAVHQLFAPGNIMPGTQMLEGLYQIAALLDPGRNQAELAQSCLDVTVKLLNAERGGLFLMDENSKLFLAAKTDLDPDTQHDALEFSSNAVMAAAAGETMVVSNDAQLDETLSSRLSVKRNAIRSLLCLPLRSREGTLGAIYLDSRLKSGIFNQAQRDFTKALAQILGAVIESHRLLEELRSKSREHHGSGSKALLGMIGNSAAVKSMIKRIKAAAPTDVTVLLDGESGTGKEMAAQIVHQLSSRKDKKFLALDCGSLPETLLESELFGYIKGAFTGANRDKTGLFEAADGGTVFLDEIASASPGVQARLLRVIEAGEIRRVGSDAVSHVDVRMICATNKDLEIEINEGRFREDLYYRLKGIKIDIPPLRERGDDVLILAEYFKNKFQKKHNKGRLTFTEEARRSIIINSWPGNIRELENTIQKAVLLAQEKVITGKDLEIDGYFLESGQTLKQEINSTQKEKILRILEATEGNYTKAAKIYGVSVRHFYRILEKFGINRDINVN